Part of the Gilliamella sp. wkB7 genome is shown below.
ACTGGCAGAATCACGCTATTTTCCTGCTAAATTATTACAAATGTCTCCTCCGAAAAAAGAGCCACTGACCGAAAATAATGAAATTGAGGAAAACGATCCGATTGCGCTTACCCCTTGCGGGATAATGAGTATTATTGATTTAAATTTAAATCGTTACGATAAAATCCTAACCCGTTTTCAGCAATATGCTCAGCAAGCGACCGAGCTATTAAAATCTGGCATCGCAACTCGTAACCCACAATTTAATCAGCTTATTGCCGAAATCGAACAAGTGGCGAGTCGTTCCCATGCGCCTATTTTATTATGTGGACCAACGGGCGCGGGTAAATCATTTTTGGCAAAACAGATTTATTTGCTCAAACAAACCAACCATCAGGTCAAAGGACAATTTGTTGAAATCAATTGCGCTACTCTACGCGGTGATAGTGCAATGTCAACCTTGTTTGGTCATGTTAAAGGTGCCTTTACGGGAGCAAATTTTGCGCGCACTGGATTACTTAAAAATGCCGATGGTGGTCTACTGTTTTTAGATGAAATTGGCGAACTGGGACTTGATGAGCAAGCGATGTTATTAAAAGCCATTGAAGAAAAACAATTTTACCCGTTTGGTAGCGACAAACCGATACACAGTGATTTTCAATTAATCGCCGGTACCAATAAAGATCTTAAATCAGCCATTGCCAATGGTGAGTTTCGTGAAGATCTGTTTGCTCGAATCAATTTGTGGAGTTATCAACTACCGGGCTTAGTAGATAGAAAAGAGGATATTGAACCCAATATTGATTTTGAATTGGCGCGCTATGCCAAAGAATATGGCATTATGCCACGCTTTAATCAACAGTCACGCCAAGCTTATCTTAAATTCGCTACCTCACCACAAGCCTTATGGCAAGGTAACTTTCGTGAATTAAACAGCTCAATTATTCGCATGGCAACCTTAGCACCGCAAGCAAACATTACCATTGAACAGGTCGAACAAGAAATTAAACGCCTAAGTCAAAATTGGACTTCTACACAAAATAGTTATGATGACCTGATACCTAATGAAATTGATGAGTTTGACCGTTATCAACTGGAAAAAGTGATCGAAATCTGCCAAAAAAGTAGTAGTTTATCAGAAGCTGGCCGACAATTATTTGCCATATCCCGAACCAAAAAACAACGCAGGAACGATGCTGATCGCTTAAAAAAATATTTAGCTAAATTTGACCTGAGTTGGGAAAGAATACACAGTAAGAACGGATGATCTAATAAAAAATAATTTATCAGTTTACATTTTAATAAACTTTGGTCTAGAATACGCCCACTTTCCTGAATAGTGCTGCTGCAGGAAACAGTAATTATCCTCTCAAATTGAGAGGACAGTATTTTATTGTTTTCTAGGTGGCTATTATGTCTACATTTACCCGTTTACAAAAACGTTTATCCCGATGTGGGATTGAAACTCATTTTAATAATGATATCTATACATTTAATAAACAAGATATTACAGCACAAGCACTGTTACCCAATCCGTTACCTTTAGAAAAAAAAGCGGTTGAGCA
Proteins encoded:
- the rtcR gene encoding RNA repair transcriptional activator RtcR; this encodes MKKNVVFGFLGNVLDQRGKGKRRWKNWRPTIDLCHQSDMPVTRLELLYYPNDYDLLCTIVKDIKILSPHTEVNPIEVNIDDPWDFEQVYTFLFDISKNYTFNSEQEEYYLHITTGTHVAQICWFLLAESRYFPAKLLQMSPPKKEPLTENNEIEENDPIALTPCGIMSIIDLNLNRYDKILTRFQQYAQQATELLKSGIATRNPQFNQLIAEIEQVASRSHAPILLCGPTGAGKSFLAKQIYLLKQTNHQVKGQFVEINCATLRGDSAMSTLFGHVKGAFTGANFARTGLLKNADGGLLFLDEIGELGLDEQAMLLKAIEEKQFYPFGSDKPIHSDFQLIAGTNKDLKSAIANGEFREDLFARINLWSYQLPGLVDRKEDIEPNIDFELARYAKEYGIMPRFNQQSRQAYLKFATSPQALWQGNFRELNSSIIRMATLAPQANITIEQVEQEIKRLSQNWTSTQNSYDDLIPNEIDEFDRYQLEKVIEICQKSSSLSEAGRQLFAISRTKKQRRNDADRLKKYLAKFDLSWERIHSKNG